Proteins co-encoded in one Salvia miltiorrhiza cultivar Shanhuang (shh) unplaced genomic scaffold, IMPLAD_Smil_shh original_scaffold_399, whole genome shotgun sequence genomic window:
- the LOC131004433 gene encoding uncharacterized protein LOC131004433 yields the protein MADCWKWKATKDGVFSTKSAYSILMETSTESSMPAIVKKASYKVWKVPAPHKPKVTTWRLIKNRLPTCDELLKRNIPLAIEESYCTLCVASPETANHLFLLCPKAGKVWDEIQKWLGICTARPQDCYPKIAIAHRIMLTMHVTVASAEQSFSN from the exons ATGGCGGACTGCTGGAAATGGAAGGCGACCAAGGACGGAGTCTTCTCTACGAAGTCGGCATATTCCATCCTGATGGAGACTTCGACCGAAAGCTCCATGCCGGCCATTGTTAAGAAAGCTTCCTACAAGGTGTGGAAGGTCCCAGCGCCTCACAAGCCAAAGGTAACTACTTGGAGGCTGATCAAAAATAGACTTCCAACTTGTGACGAGCTGTTGAAGAGGAATATCCCGCTTGCGATCGAGGAGAGCTACTGCACTTTGTGTGTAGCAAGCCCGGAGACAGCAAACCACTTGTTTCTTCTCTGCCCCAAAGCGGGGAAGGTCTGGGATGAGATTCAGAAATGGCTCGGGATATGTACGGCTCGTCCTCAAG ATTGTTATCCAAAAATTGCAATTGCTCATAGGATCATGTTGACTATGCATGTTACTGTAGCATCAGCTGAGCAGAGTTTCTcaaattaa